In one Macaca nemestrina isolate mMacNem1 chromosome 2, mMacNem.hap1, whole genome shotgun sequence genomic region, the following are encoded:
- the LOC105469913 gene encoding small ribosomal subunit protein uS8-like — protein sequence MVRMNVLADALKSINNAEKRGKRQVLIRPCSKVIVRFLTVMMKHGYIGEFEIIDDHRAGKIVVNLTGRLNKCGVISPRFDVRLKDLEKWQNNLLPSRQFGFIVLTTSAGIMDHEEARRKHTGGKILGFFF from the coding sequence ATGGTGCGCATGAATGTCCTGGCTGATGCTCTCAAGAGCATCAACAATGCCGAAAAGAGAGGCAAACGCCAGGTGCTTATTAGGCCGTGCTCCAAAGTCATCGTCCGGTTTCTCACTGTGATGATGAAGCATGGTTACATTGGCGAATTTGAAATCATTGATGATCACAGAGCTGGGAAAATTGTTGTGAACCTTACAGGCAGGCTAAACAAGTGTGGAGTGATCAGCCCCAGATTTGATGTGCGActcaaagatctagaaaaatGGCAGAATAACCTGCTTCCATCCCGCCAGTTTGGTTTCATTGTACTGACAACCTCAGCTGGCATCATGGACCATGAAGAAGCAAGACGAAAACACACAGGAGGGAAAATCCTGGGATTCTTTTTCTAG